Within Vibrio campbellii CAIM 519 = NBRC 15631 = ATCC 25920, the genomic segment AGGGTGTGGCCAAGCTATCAAAGCGAAGAAAGCTTGCTGACCACTCAATTTAACCCATTCCTTCTTTAGGTTCATAGGGCTAGCTTATATTTTAGGTGAAGCTATCGTCTTTGATATTACTCAACTGCCTAAGTTGATGTCCGAAATCAATCAAGCTCAAACTAACTATCGAGACCGCATTGACAGTTACTACCTTGAAAACCTTGAGGTAACTGAAGTCATGTCGAATCTAGAAGAAAAGATCGCTTGGTGTAAGAGCATCGGGCTGTTTCTTCAGGTCTTTGGCCTAGCGTTGATTTTAGCGCGAGACCTTGCGCGAAAACCCTAGGGGTAACGCAAATCATTTGCGATTTGCAAAGGACCGTTTGCAATATGCATCCATATGGAAAGTGCAAGGATTAATATTCGTACAATTTTATTGCAAGTGATTAAATATCAATCGATTTAAGTGCATCAAAAAGTTGGCATGCCTAATGCTTTAGCTGCAATGACCCTTTAAGCCGAGGGTCACCTAGCCAACTGACGTTGTTAGTGAACCCAATTGTTCACACGTATATACAGCCAATCACAAGCCTTGTGGTTGGCTTTTTTTTCACAATCAATTCACGTTTTAATTGTTACAGTTTCCAGTCGAATAATGCCGATGGCTGTGGTAGTTTTCGCGCGCATATAAATTCTAATTGGTTGTATTAATGAAGAAAGTTGTACGTTTAGTTGGTGTTGTCTCTATTTTTGGCGCTCAATCGGCAAATGCGATGAGTGAAAAAGATTGGGACGTGCTTACCGATATCGGTGCTTATGGTTTGGTTGCAACGGCTGCCGCAGTACCTGCATATAAAGGGGACTGGGAAGGTTTTTGGCAAGCCGGTTTCAGTATTGGCGCTGCTTCAGGAATTGGTTTGATTGGTAAAACGACCATCGACGCAGAACGCCCGGATAAAAGTGGCAATGACAGTTTCCCTTCCAACCATACGGCTAACGCTTTTGCTTCGGCGACAAACCTTCATTTGCGTTATGGCTGGGAAGCAGGCTTACCTGCATACGGTGTTGCTGCTTTAGTCAGCGTAGGGCGAGTAGAGGCGAAGAAGCACTACTGGCGTGACGTACTCGCTGGCGCTGCACTTGGCACCTTAAGCGCGTATGTATTTACAGATGCATACGATGAAAATGTTCAGCTTGTACCTTGGGTGACGAGCGAAGATGTGGGTGTTTCACTAACATACCGTTGGTAGTGTTCACCCCAATAAACAAAAGCCTCGGCATAGACCGAGGCTTTGTTGTATCTAAATGTAAGAGGCTCAGTAGTTAAAACTGCGCTTTGATCCAAACCATGCGGTGGTCAGAAGACACATCTTTACCGTTACCGTACTTACCGATGCGGTCGTCGTTAAACAGTTTACGACCTTCTTCGTAAGATGCAGCCCAGTATACACCAGAGTCCACAACGTTTAGGTTTGCTGATGGCATCGCATAGTCAACACCAAGGCCGAACGTAGACGTGATGCGGTTTGGAATTGGGTGAGTCGAGTTTTTATCTACCGCATGCTCGGCTGCACCATAGCTAGTAGGGTAAAGCTCACCATTCATCACATCTTGATTAACCAATGGATCGTTATGGAAAGCTTGCATGATTTCACTGAAACCATCGCCATCCAGTGGATCAAGGTTTTGGTCACCCATCATCACAAACTTCGCCCCTTCAGCTAAGCCACCTTTGTTCCCTGCATCATCGTAGAAGTACTCTTTACCTTGTACGTATTGATGCCAAAACTCAACTTCAGCACCATTTTGTACTTTGTTTTTGCCTGGATCGAATACTGGCGGAGTAGGGTGAGACATCAGCAGGTGAACCACTTCATCACCTTTTTCAGTAGGGATGATAATTGGTGCATCTACGTGGTTTTTAGAAGATAGACGAACGACATCCCACTCTTCAGCTGTGTACCATTCATCACCACACTGCATGCCCTCTGGAATGGTTTGTGAACCGTCACAGATTGTGATTTTAGGGATTTCTGCGCCTTCCATGTCTTTCCATTTGAACTCTTGGAAAGTACGAGTGTTTTCTGTGTCGATCTCGTATTTAGACATCAACGCGAAAGCGTATTGGCCGTGGTAGAAACCAAAGCCCCAAGCATCGCCAGGAAGCTGGCCAGCTGTGCCGTTGTTATCTAGGTCAAGACCGCTGTTTAGACCTGTGTTTGTTGAGTAAGACTCGGTGTAAGGATACTCGATTGGTTCTAGGTTCGCTTCACCACCTGCACCTTCAAGGCTTTGTGCAACAGATAGGTAGTTTTTCTGGAAGCCTTCCAGTGCCACCTTATCTTCACCTGTACCGTCGTTGTTGTATTCCGCCATCATAAGAACATCTGGACGGTTTTTCTGAATGATTGCTGCAACGTTACGGATTTGAATGACTTTTTCAGCCATTGTTTTGTCTGCATCCGCGATGCTGCCGTCAAGGTAAGCGGTGACAAGCTCAGTTTGCTTGGCTGGTTCAACTTGCATCTCTGCAACGAGATCTTCAAAAGTACTGCGATCAAAAGAGAGGTTATAAGTGGCGATCTTTACTTCTTTAGGTTGAACATCTACGTATTCAGTGTCGTCGTTACAGCCAGTCAGTAGTGCAGCGCCGATTAGGAGAGCAAGAGGGGTTTTGATGTATTTCATGGGTATGTCATACCTTATAATTGGATTCGCGCAAATACTAAAGTTATCAGTAGCTTTTGTAAGCGATCTAGGTCACACAAACGATTGCGTAGTTACATGTTTGTTTATATTTTGTGTGATTAATGCAATAAAAGCATCATTTTCAACAGCAGAAGGTTATATTCAAACTGTTAAATAATGATGTCTATTTTATTTAATGTGCTTAGATTTATATTTCATATTAATCAGTTTGGATAGATTTTGTTCGTTACTCATCTGAGTTTTAGTAGTGGGAAATTTTTCTTTATACTAGGGGTCTAACAGAAGTGAGGACGACCCCAATCATTTGGAATCTCTCAATGGCTTGGGCAATTCTTTTTCTTGCTGGTCTATGCGAAGTCGCATGGGCGGTCGGGCTCAAATACACCGAAGGTTTTAGTAAGCTTGTACCATCGGCATTCACTATTGGATTTATGGGGTTGAGCTTTTGGTTACTGGGTATCGCGGGTTTGAAGTTCGCAGCTTAGCATTACAAATACAGCCAAAAGAAAAGCCAGAGTGATGCTCTGGCTTTATTGTTTTTCGATCAAACGAAACGTAAGTAGAAGGGGGATTGCTATCGTTTTATAAACGGCAACTTGAGATGCTGACCAAATACGTTGATCAGCGCGCCTGTTACGATTAATGCGCCACCTAAGTATGTCCACGCCGAAGGTAATTCGCCAAAGAAAACGATGCCCAAAATGACAGAGAAAATGATCTGAACATAAGAGTAGGCTGATGCTTTTCCGGCTTCTTGTGTTTGCATTGCCTTTGTTAATCCCAACTGTCCTATTTGCGTAAAGACGCCGACCAAAACGAGCATCATGGTTAGGTACAAATCTGGCATGACGAATTGATCCCCAATCAAAATAATCGATGCAGGCAGTGCCACCAACGGGAAGTAAAAGATGATCACGGAGCTGTCCTCGGTCTGGCTCAGCTTACGAACGATTACGTACGCAATGGAGCTACCAAAAGCACCTAAGATGGCGATCATCACACTAAACATGGGTAATGCATGCTCCGCGTCTGGACCGGTTTCTGGTGTCACCATGACGTATAACCCAAGCAAACAGAGGGCGATACAGATAAACGTCGAAGACTGGATACGTTCTTTAAGGAAGAAAACCGCAAGTAAGGCAGTAAATACAGGGTGGATGTACTGAAAAATGGTCGCTTCCGCGAGAGGTAGCGTTGTAACGGAATAGTACACACACATCAAAGCCATGGTTCCAACAGCACCGCGAGCAAAGAGCAAGGGCTTGTTATTACCCCAGACAGAAATGCCTTTGCGTTTCACGTCGAGATAGCTGATCACCAGCGAAACCAGAGCCCTAGCAGCTACGATTTCAAATACGGGAATACCGTGCAAGCTAACGTACTTGA encodes:
- a CDS encoding phosphatase PAP2 family protein, with translation MKKVVRLVGVVSIFGAQSANAMSEKDWDVLTDIGAYGLVATAAAVPAYKGDWEGFWQAGFSIGAASGIGLIGKTTIDAERPDKSGNDSFPSNHTANAFASATNLHLRYGWEAGLPAYGVAALVSVGRVEAKKHYWRDVLAGAALGTLSAYVFTDAYDENVQLVPWVTSEDVGVSLTYRW
- a CDS encoding endonuclease/exonuclease/phosphatase family protein yields the protein MKYIKTPLALLIGAALLTGCNDDTEYVDVQPKEVKIATYNLSFDRSTFEDLVAEMQVEPAKQTELVTAYLDGSIADADKTMAEKVIQIRNVAAIIQKNRPDVLMMAEYNNDGTGEDKVALEGFQKNYLSVAQSLEGAGGEANLEPIEYPYTESYSTNTGLNSGLDLDNNGTAGQLPGDAWGFGFYHGQYAFALMSKYEIDTENTRTFQEFKWKDMEGAEIPKITICDGSQTIPEGMQCGDEWYTAEEWDVVRLSSKNHVDAPIIIPTEKGDEVVHLLMSHPTPPVFDPGKNKVQNGAEVEFWHQYVQGKEYFYDDAGNKGGLAEGAKFVMMGDQNLDPLDGDGFSEIMQAFHNDPLVNQDVMNGELYPTSYGAAEHAVDKNSTHPIPNRITSTFGLGVDYAMPSANLNVVDSGVYWAASYEEGRKLFNDDRIGKYGNGKDVSSDHRMVWIKAQF
- a CDS encoding DMT family transporter is translated as MSNSLNSMIPIGVRFMVLSAFGFALMSATVKYVSLHGIPVFEIVAARALVSLVISYLDVKRKGISVWGNNKPLLFARGAVGTMALMCVYYSVTTLPLAEATIFQYIHPVFTALLAVFFLKERIQSSTFICIALCLLGLYVMVTPETGPDAEHALPMFSVMIAILGAFGSSIAYVIVRKLSQTEDSSVIIFYFPLVALPASIILIGDQFVMPDLYLTMMLVLVGVFTQIGQLGLTKAMQTQEAGKASAYSYVQIIFSVILGIVFFGELPSAWTYLGGALIVTGALINVFGQHLKLPFIKR